The Streptomyces sp. 135 sequence GAGCATGCCGGGCCCGGGCGGCGAGCAGCGCACGATGCGGGTCATGATCCGCTCCGCGCAGCCCGACCGGGAGGCGGGCCGTGAGCTGTTCGAGAAGCTGCGCGGGCCGGACGTCGGCGTGGTGCAGGTCGGCAAGCCGACGGTGAACGAGGAGTGGACGCTCAACTCCATGGGCAACCTGGAGACCATTCCGCCGTACACGCTGAACGGCAAGAGCTACCCGGCGGGCCGCATCATCCAGGGCTACCGCGCCGACTCCGGTGCCAAGCCCGCCAAGTCGATGCGTACGTTCCTGTCCTCGCAGGGAGTGCAGGCGCCGCTGCTGCTCGACACGTCGTGGCTTTCGGTCGGGCACGTGGACGAGTTCGTGCAGTTCCTGCCCGCCGACACCGAGCGCGGCTGGCGCATCGGCGTCGCCGACCCGGCCGCCGGGGTGGAGCTCCTGCGCAAGGCGAAGCGGGACGGGCACGGCGCCACGAAGATGTTCTCCGTCCCGCGCGGCAGCGACATCCCCGCGCCCAAGGAGACCATCGACAAGGTGCTCGACAAGGCCTCGTTCCACACCGACAACAAGGTGGCGGCCGAGCGCATCGAGGCCAACCTGGACATCCTCAAGCGCGAGACCGGCGTCACCGACGCGGACATAGTTCGGGTGCCCGGTCTGTACACGCGGGACTCCGACGAGAGCGAAGGCCTCAGCGGCAGCCGCAAGTTGCGCCGCATGGGCCCCGACACCCTGGAGAGGTTCAGCCAGCTGCGTGGTGCGGACGAGGCGCGCGGCGGCCGGGATTCCGCGGGCGGTGCCGGGAGCGGCGCCGCCGCCGTCCGGCCGAACAGCGCCTACGTACCCGGCGCGGTCAACGGCGTCCTGCTGAGCCCGACCCGCTATCTGGCACCCAAGCAGTGGGGTCCTGTCATCGGTGGCCGGGACATCTTCACCGAGGCGGTGAACTCCGTGTACGCCAAGGCGGGGTTCGCCACGGCGTACATCGACGACTGGTACACGTACCACCTCGGCATGGGTGAGGTGCACTGCGGCACCAACACGCTGCGGGACGCGCGTGCGCCGTGGTGGCCCACGGCGTAACGCCTTCCGGCGGGGCCGGTACGCCGACACGGGTGCCGGCCCCGCTCACCCGGGCGGGTCACCATGTGCTGATGGCCGGCGCGTCCGGTTCGTGCCGCCGCCAGGCCTCGCTGAGGCGCGCGAGCCGGTCCGCGGCGGCGATGCCGCACAGGAACGCGATCTTTCCTTCGCTGACTTCGAACGTCACGGCGCCCACGACCCGTTCGCCGACCACGGCGACGACTGCCGGGGTTCCGTTGACCCACGCGAGGTGCATCGCGGGCGAGCCGCCTGCCAGCCGCCGCTTCGCCGGCGTGGGCCTGAAGCCGGCCCGCACGTAGGAGGCGACCCGCTCGGGCGTGTTGTGGCGCAGCAGCCGTTTCGCCAGTCCGGCGCCGTCCGAGAGCGCCGTCACGTCGTCGGTGAGCAGCGCCACCAGCCGTTCGGTGCGCCCCGACGCGGCGGCGGCGAGGAACTCCTCGACGACCCTGCGGGCGGACACGGGGTCGGCCTCGCCGCCGCGGCGGCGCTCGGCGGCGACCCGGGTCCGGGCCCGGTGGGCATGCTGCTGGCTCGCGGACTCGCTGATGTCGAGGATGCCGGCGATCTCCGCGTGGCTGTACGAGAAGGCCTCGCGCAGGACGTAGACGGCCCGCTCGACAGGCGCGAGGCGCTCCAAGAGGGTCAGTACGGCCAAGGTCACCGATTCACGCTGCTCGAAGGTGTCGGCCGGGCCGAGCATCGGGTCGCCTTCGAGGAGCGGCTCGGGCAGCCAGGCACCGGCCGCCCGCTCATGGCGGGCCTGCGCCGAGCGGAGCCGGTCGAGGCAGATATTCGTGACGACCTTGGTCAGCCACGCTTGTGGCACCTCGATCCGTTCACGGTCCGCGGCCTGCCAGCGCAGGAAGGTGTCCTGCACGGCGTCCTCGGCGTCGGCGGCCGAGCCGAGCAGACGGTACGCGAGCGAGGCCAGCCGGCCCCGGCCGGCCTCGAACTGATCGATGGCTGAGCTGTCCATGCGGAACAACCTACGCGGCGACCCTCACGCCGGCCCGGTCGGGCGTGGTGACCAGGCGGTGCTTGCGCTTCGGCATGCCGAAGGTCGGGTGGGCGATGCCCCAGCCGGCTCCCTTGAGTACGCCCGCCTTGAGCCGCGCGGCGGTCCGGCCGCCCAGGTACCAGGACTTCGACCGGACGTCTGCGTCCACCATCTGGAAGATCGCGTCGCGCCGCCCGAGGCTGATGTGGTTGCCGTGGTACTTCAGCCCGGTGGTCGGGACTTCGGCGCCCGTCAGGCGCGCGATGATCGCGGCGGTCGCCTGCATGTTGGTGAAGCCGGCCGAGGCGCAGGACATCGGCAGCGGCCGGCCGTTGTCGCCGATCGCGTAGGCGCAGTCACCGGCGGCGTAGACGTCCGGGTGCGAGACCGAGCGCATGGTGCGGTCGACGACGATCTGGCCGGTCTCGGCGACCTCCAGGCCGCTGGCTGCCGCGATGGGGTGCACGGCGAACCCGGCCGACCACACGGTCACGTCGGCCGGGATGGACAGCCCGCCGACACCGCTGACACCGCCGGTGATCGCCCGTGTCGGCTCGACGGCTTCGATGGCGGTGTGCTCGTGCACGGTGATGCCGAGCCGGTCGAAGGCCTTACGCAGATGGCGGCGGGCCTTGGGAGAGAGCCAGGCGCCCAGTTCGCCGCGGGCGGCGAGCGCGACCGAGAGGTCGGACCGGGACTCGGCGAACTCGGTGGCGGTCTCGATGCCGGTCAGCCCCTCACCGACGACCAGAACGGCGCTGCCCTCGTCCAGGCGGGCCAGGCGCTCGCGCAGACGCAGCGCCGAGGAACGGCCGGCCACATCGTAGGCGTACTCGGCCACGCCGGGGACGCCGTGATGGGCGACGGAGCTGCCGAGCGCGTAGAGAAGCGTGTCGTACGCCAGTTCGCCGTCGCCGTCCTCGCCGGTCACGGCGACGGTCCTGCGCTCGGGGTCGACGCCGGTGACGCGTGCCAGGCGCAGCCGCACGCCGGTGCCCGCGAACACGTCGGCGAGCTTGCGGAACGCGAGGTCCTGCCCGGCCGCGAGCTGGTGGAGCCGCATCCGCTCGACGAAGTCGGCCTCGGCGTTGACGACAGTGATCTCGGTGTCGGCGGAGGAGAGCCTGCGGGTGAGGTTTCCGGCGGCGAAGGCTCCTGCGTATCCGGCGCCGAGTACGACGATGCGGTGCTTCATGGCGTGGCTCCTGTCTCGTTCGCGTGCCCCTTGAACGAGACGGCGCCGCGATTGCTGACAGAAGTCCGATGTGACGCGGGTCACCGCTCGGTCAGACCACCGGCGGCCCCGCCTCGACGCGGCGCAGCACCGCGGGGAGGCGGTCCAGATCGGGGCCGGTCTGGACCTGCCGCTCGTCCCACCAGGTGGCACCGGCGTCGCGCAGGGGGCCGATCAGGTCCCTGGCCTTCGCCGCGTCCGGGGGCGTGGCACCGCCGAGCACGAACTCGAAGGGACGCTCGGACCCGGCTGTACGGTGCTGCGCACGTAGTCGACGAGGTCCCGTACTTCCGCCACGTCCGGCACATGACCATGCCGGGCCGACTCGAAGAGCGGCACCGCGCCGTCCCACCGCGCCGCTCGCCGCATGGGCGCAGGACGCGGCCAGAACCCGCCGATCCACACCGGCGGACCGGGCTGTTGGACGGTGGCGGGGAGCAGCGCCACATCCCGGGCCTCGTAGTGCCGACCGTGGTGGTTCACCGGCTCGCCGGACCAGAAGCGGCCCAACAGCTCGAGCCCTTCGTCCAGTCGCTCGGCGAGGAGGCGTGGCTCGGCGGCGTCGCCGAAGCTGCGGTACTCGTCCTCGACCGGACCGCCCAGGCCGGCGGCGAAGATCACCCGGCCGCCGCTCAGGTGGTCCAAGGTGGCCACCAACCTCCCCCGCCGTGGGCCGAGCCCCGTCCGCACTACGAGGAGGGACAGGGCAGCAGGTGCACCGAGTGCAGGTCGCACCCGCTCTCGGCAAGGTGCCGTCCCACCCTTGAAGTCAAAGGTCCAATGAGCCCGGCCGGGCCGGGCCGGTTTCGGCATCGGCCCGCTGCGCCTGCGGGGCCCTGCCTCCCACCAGGCGCGATGCCCGGCGCCTCCGATAAGGGGCCGGCTGGCTCTTCAGTGTTGGGAGCGCCGTATTCAGGGTTTTCACGCTCCGCTTCGTCTTCTCGTTGCTCCGCCCTGCCGGTCGGCGGACAGTACCGGACGGCGCCCGCGGTGCTCCAGGGCGCGTCTCCCGCCCTCGCCAGAAGGAGCGAACGTGAACAGACGGACAGGTACCGCCCTGACGGCCCTCGGTGTGGTCTTCGCCGTCACCGCCTCCGTGCTCCCGGCCGGCGGTGCCGGGGCCGCCGCCCTGCCCCCCGAGCGGGAGTTGAGGCAGGTCGTGGGCGATGCCATGCAGGACCGGCTCGGCGCGCAGGCCAGGAGCGGTTACGGGCTGGCGGCCTCGGCGAAGCTGGAGATCCTGGTCGAGCCGCAGCGGTGGTCCGCCAACCGGGGCTGGACGTTCGGCAGTTCGGTGTTCCTCATCCCCCGGGGTGTCGAAACCGCCCCCGTGGTCTCGCTGTTCGTCGCCCGGCGTACGGGCAGTACCTGGCAGGTCGGCCTCCAGGGCACACCGGCCTTCGCCGCCCTGTCGCACCGCGCCCCCTCCCAGGTGGTCAAGGACGCCGAGCGCGCCCCGTTCGCCCGTACCGCCTCGCCCGAGCCGCGCGCGGCCACCGGTCTGTCACTGCCGTGGCAGCGGAACGCCGGCTGGGCACACTGGGGTGTCCACGGCAACAGCGGCGCGTCCCGCCCGTACAACTCGATCGACTTCTACGGCGGCGATGGCAACGTACGCGCCTCGCGGGCCGGGCTGATGTACCGGCACTGCACCAGCGGCGGGCGGTGGCCCCACATCACGGTGATGCACGACAACGGCTACACCACCGGCTACTACCACCTGCGCGACACCACCGGCAAACCCTCGGGAAGCGCGGTGGCCCACGGCGAGTACCTCGGCAGGATCGCGGAGGAACTCCCGTGCGGCGGCTCGGCCAACGGCGACCACACACACTGGACCCTGTGGACGGGATCGGACGGCAACACCCCGGTAGCGGTGCGGGGCAAGGAGATCGGCGGCTGGACCTGGTACGAGGGCGCGTCGCCCTACCAGGGGTACGCCGAGCGGGGCAGCACCCGCATCCACCGCAACCAGTGCTGCGACCTCATCAACTACGGAGGCGGCGGCGACCCCGGCACGTTCTTCGAGAACACCTCCGACCTCGACATCCCTGACCAGGGCCAAGCCGAGTCCTCCATCACCGTCGGCGGGATCAGCGGAAACGCGCCGGCGTCCCTGTCGGTGTTCCAGGACGTCCACCACACCTGGCGCGGCGATCTGCGGATCGACCTCATCGGCCCCAGCGGCACGGCCTACCGGCTGCGCAGCCCCGACCCCGACGACGACAGCGACGTCATCCACGAGACCGACACGGTCGACGCCTCCGCGGAGACCGCCAACGGCGTCTGGAAGCTGCGGGTCACGGACACATCGGTCAACGACAGCGGCCATATCGACGCGTGGAGCCTGACCTTCTGACCGGGGAGCGGTGGACGAGTGGTCCCGCCGCTCTCGACTGCGTCCGCGCCCCCGGGTACCTTCGTGCTCGTCCGGGGGGCGGACGTACGCCGTCAGGAGGACCCCGCACATGGTCACCAGTACGCGCACCGCACCCAGCCACGGGCGGCCGGGACTCCCGTACGCCGACTCCTTCGACGAGGCACTGCGGACGGCCATCCGGGCCCGCGGCCTCAGCCTCGACAGACTGCACGCCCGGCTCGCGGAACGCGGCATCCAGGTCAGCGTGGCGAGTCTCTCCAACTGGCAGCGGGGGCGCTGCCGCCCGGAACGCGCCCCTTCGCTGCGCGCCGTCCGCGCCCTGGAACAGATCCTGGGCCTGCCGCGGGAATCCCTGGTCACCCGGCTCGGCCCGCCCCGCCCGCGCGGCCGCTGGGCCCGGCAGGTGCCCGGTGCGCTGTCCTACCGCGATCTCTGCCCGGTGCCCGGCAGCGTCGGCCGGCTGCTCGGCCAGATCGAGCAGACCGCCGACGGCAAGCTCGAATGGCTGGGCTGTCACGAGCGGTTCCGGGTCGGCCCCGACCACGAGGAGCGGAGCGTGCACACCCGGCTGGTGTTCCGGGCGCGTACGGACGGCGTCGACCGCCACGTGGTGGTACACCACAACGAACTGGGCCGGCTTCCCGACGTCCGCCACGGCGCGTACTGCCGGACGGGCCGCGTACGGACCGACCCGGACGCGGGCGTCACAGCGGTGGAACTGCTCTTCGAGCGCCCGCTCCAGCGCGGCGAGACCTATGTGATCGAGTACGGGTTCGGCTACCGGGAGGACGGACCGCCGACCGACTTCTACCAGCGTTGGTTCCGCTTCCCCGCCCACGCGTACCTGCTCCAGGTGCAGTTCGATCCGGCCGCCCTGCCCGCCCGCTGCTACCGCGCCTGGCAACCGAACGTGTCCACACCGGCCGACCACCTCACGGAACTGCGGCTGAGCAGTCGGCACAACGTCCATCTGGCCGACACCCTGCTCCGCCCCGGGATCCATGGCATCCGCTGGGAGTGGGACTGACTCAGCCTTGGTCGTCGGCCGTCGCGTGGGTGGTGGCGATGAGGTCGCGCAGCTGGGAGCGGGCGGTGATGCCCAGCTTGGGGAAGCTGCGGTACAGGTGCGAGCCGACCGTGCGCGGGGAGAGGAAGAGCTTCTCGCCGATCTCGCGGTTGGTCAGCCCGCGGGCGGCGAGCCCGACGATCTGCCGCTGTTGCGGGGAGAGTTCGGCGAGGGCGTCGGGGGCCGGGTCCGTGACGTCGAGGCCGGCCGCGCGTGCCTCGGCCCTGGCGCGCTCGATCCACGGGCGGGCGCCCAGGCGCCGGAAGGTCTCCAGGGCCTCGGTGAGCGGCGCCCTGGCCTCGGCGATGCGCCGACGGCGCCGCAGCCACTCGGCGAGGTCCAGCAGGGCCTGGGCGCGTTCGAAGGGCCAGTGCTTCAGCAGCGGGTCCGCCAGCGCCGCCCGGAAGTGCGGCTCCGCGTCCGCCGGGTCTGCCAGCAGGCCACGGGCCCGGCTGATCAGTGCGCGCAGGCGGGGCGAGGCGCCCGCCGCGAGGGCGCGTGCGCAGTGCTCGACGACCGCGGTGGCTTCCTCACGGCGCCCGCTGCGCACGGCGGTGGCGGCCAGATCCGCGAGCGCCGGGTAGGAGGCGTGGTAGTGCTCGGGGGCGCCATCTGCCGTGAAGACCGCGCGGAGTTGGTCGTACCCCGCCTCGTGCGCGCCTTCCGCGAGGGCCGCGGCGCCGAGCGCGCGACGGGCATAGACGGCCACCGAGCGGCTCTCCAGCGGGTCGACCAGGGCGAGCGCCTCCTCGGCCCGGGCGCGGGCCGCCGCCGGGTCCCCCTGGTAGGCCAGCACGACGGCGTCCACCGCGGCCGCACACGCCTCGGCGTGGTCGAGGCCGGCCGCCGAAGCGACCACGCCGCTGCGGGCGATGGCCTCCCTGGCCCGGCCCCACTTTCCCTGTTCCACATAGCTCCAGGCGGCCGCGCCGCCCAGCCCCTCCGGCAGCGGCCCGCGCAACCCCCAGCGGTCGAACGCCTCGTCGAAGGCGCGGACGGCCTCGGGGGTTTCGTCCAGCAGCCACGCCATGATGGCGAAAGCGGTGAGCCGCTCGGGACGGCGTCGCGCCTCGGCCGCGGCCTGCGGAAGCAGGGGGAGCAGTTCGGCCCTGTGGACGAAGGGGTCGGACACGGCCCGTATCCAGGCGCGCAACCACGCGTGTGACGCGTCCTCGGGAAGGCTCGCCAGGATGTCCTGGATACGGTGCCGTTGGGCGTCCTCTCCGCAGTAGAAGCGGACCACGGCGGCACCGGCCAGGAGATCCAGCGCGGTGGTGGGCCGTGTGAGAGCCAACTGCTCGGCGGCGTCGGCCAGTCGGGAGAAGACCACGGTGTGGCGCACGGTCAGTACGGCCAGTCGCCCGACCTGTGCGGCGGCGTCGGACAGGAGCGACGCGTCGTCGGTACGCGCGCGTACCGAGTCGGCCAGTTCCTCGACCCAGGCGAGGTCACCGGTGAACACGGCCTCCGCGGCGGCCTCGACCAGCAGCCGGGCGCTGTCCTCGCGCGGCGCGAGTTCCGCGGCGCGTTGCAGGGCCTGCCGCCGCGTGGCCGCCGCGGCGGCGCGCCCGGTCGGCCGTCCGCTCCAACTGCGCCGATACGGCCGCGTCCGGAGGTGTGGCCGCGGCGGCGAGGTGCCAGACCCGCCGGTCGGGCTCGTCCCGCAGCAGTTCGGCGAGTGCCAGGTGGGCCGCGCGCCGGGCTTCGACGGGCGCGGCGTGATACGCGGCGGACCGGACCAGCGGGTGGCTGAACCGGAGTTCCAGGCCGGTCCGCCGGACGAGACCGGCTTGCTCGGCGGGCGACCACGCGTCGGCGGTGGTGGTGTCCGGCAGTACGGCAGGGATGACGGTCGCGGAGTCGGCGGTGTCCATGGCGGCCAGAAGCAGGAGGGCGCGACGGGTGGGGGCGGGGAGGTCGTGCAGGCGGGCCGCGAAGATCTGCTCCAGGTGATCGGTGAGCCGCAGCGGACCCACGGCCGGCGGGCCTGCGGCGGCGTTGTGTGCGGTGGCCGCGGCGTGTGTCGAGGCCGCGCTGCGTACGGTGGCCGTGTTGTGTGCGGTGGCCGTGTTGTGTCCCGAGACCGCGCTGTGCCCGGTGGCCGCATCGCGTACCGAGACCGCGCTGCGTGCCGAGACCGCGTCATGTGCCGAGGCCGCGTCGTGTCCGGTGGCCGCGGCATGTGCCGAGGCCCCGCTGCGTGCGGCGGCCGCGTAGCGTGCCGTGGCCGCCCTGGTCAGTTCGGTCAGCGCCAGCGGGTTGCCGGCGGACTGGTCGAGGATCTGTGTCCTGATCCTGCCGGTGGGGCGCCGCGGTTGCAGGTCCAGCAGGCGGCCGGCCGCGGCGTCGTCGAGCGGTCCGAGCGTGAGTGTCGGCGTGTGCCGGTCGAACCCGGGGACGCGATCACCGACGCGGGCCGCGAGCAGCATCGTGACCGGTTCGCCCGCCAGCCGTCGGGCGGCGAAGGACAGTACGTCCACGGAGGAACGGTCGAGCCACTGCGCGTCGTCCAGCACCACGAGCACGGGCCCTCGGTCCCCCAGGGCCGAGAGCAGGCTCAGGACGGCGACACCGATCAGCATGAGGTCGGGCTCCGCGGTGGCCGGACCGGCGCCGAAGGCACCGTGCAGCGCCGCGCGCTGCCTCAGCGGCAGCCCGTCCACGTCAGCCGATACCGGCCGCAGCAACTGGTGCAGGGCGGCGAACGCGAGGCTCGACTCCGACTCGCTGCCCTCGGCGCGCAGGACACGAGCGCCGCTCGCTTCGGCCCGGCGCACCGCGCGATCCAGCAGCGCGGTCTTCCCCATGCCCACATCACCGAGAAGCATCAGAGCCGGGTCGGCCGACGCCGAGTCCACCATGTG is a genomic window containing:
- a CDS encoding helix-turn-helix transcriptional regulator; translation: MVTSTRTAPSHGRPGLPYADSFDEALRTAIRARGLSLDRLHARLAERGIQVSVASLSNWQRGRCRPERAPSLRAVRALEQILGLPRESLVTRLGPPRPRGRWARQVPGALSYRDLCPVPGSVGRLLGQIEQTADGKLEWLGCHERFRVGPDHEERSVHTRLVFRARTDGVDRHVVVHHNELGRLPDVRHGAYCRTGRVRTDPDAGVTAVELLFERPLQRGETYVIEYGFGYREDGPPTDFYQRWFRFPAHAYLLQVQFDPAALPARCYRAWQPNVSTPADHLTELRLSSRHNVHLADTLLRPGIHGIRWEWD
- a CDS encoding protein-arginine deiminase domain-containing protein, producing the protein MAGMLAATGATAMAEAGAPDAPPQVPDIRADVNRDGDVDVAGTSDSAGENTWTARRGAIVLPNVDDDAKRCPVKDARGRPLSDAKLARCNDGSDTKVNGARDAADLARLKTVPLTGTPAGSHGTVKAIGVGAKKARLFIKRDGRWSLLRSTDRLTAAELRAGVELGVEATDVVRDARKWNGEVKVRFTVTGGGTSRSDDVVLRTAPVLTHHHLQRAEEVLVTKVKGAGVYGRDQRKFVKELARQVKDAGIEKPLTTFTKYGDPWAQDFVEPAYASMPGPGGEQRTMRVMIRSAQPDREAGRELFEKLRGPDVGVVQVGKPTVNEEWTLNSMGNLETIPPYTLNGKSYPAGRIIQGYRADSGAKPAKSMRTFLSSQGVQAPLLLDTSWLSVGHVDEFVQFLPADTERGWRIGVADPAAGVELLRKAKRDGHGATKMFSVPRGSDIPAPKETIDKVLDKASFHTDNKVAAERIEANLDILKRETGVTDADIVRVPGLYTRDSDESEGLSGSRKLRRMGPDTLERFSQLRGADEARGGRDSAGGAGSGAAAVRPNSAYVPGAVNGVLLSPTRYLAPKQWGPVIGGRDIFTEAVNSVYAKAGFATAYIDDWYTYHLGMGEVHCGTNTLRDARAPWWPTA
- a CDS encoding FAD-dependent oxidoreductase; its protein translation is MKHRIVVLGAGYAGAFAAGNLTRRLSSADTEITVVNAEADFVERMRLHQLAAGQDLAFRKLADVFAGTGVRLRLARVTGVDPERRTVAVTGEDGDGELAYDTLLYALGSSVAHHGVPGVAEYAYDVAGRSSALRLRERLARLDEGSAVLVVGEGLTGIETATEFAESRSDLSVALAARGELGAWLSPKARRHLRKAFDRLGITVHEHTAIEAVEPTRAITGGVSGVGGLSIPADVTVWSAGFAVHPIAAASGLEVAETGQIVVDRTMRSVSHPDVYAAGDCAYAIGDNGRPLPMSCASAGFTNMQATAAIIARLTGAEVPTTGLKYHGNHISLGRRDAIFQMVDADVRSKSWYLGGRTAARLKAGVLKGAGWGIAHPTFGMPKRKHRLVTTPDRAGVRVAA
- a CDS encoding sigma-70 family RNA polymerase sigma factor; translated protein: MDSSAIDQFEAGRGRLASLAYRLLGSAADAEDAVQDTFLRWQAADRERIEVPQAWLTKVVTNICLDRLRSAQARHERAAGAWLPEPLLEGDPMLGPADTFEQRESVTLAVLTLLERLAPVERAVYVLREAFSYSHAEIAGILDISESASQQHAHRARTRVAAERRRGGEADPVSARRVVEEFLAAAASGRTERLVALLTDDVTALSDGAGLAKRLLRHNTPERVASYVRAGFRPTPAKRRLAGGSPAMHLAWVNGTPAVVAVVGERVVGAVTFEVSEGKIAFLCGIAAADRLARLSEAWRRHEPDAPAISTW
- a CDS encoding proprotein convertase P-domain-containing protein, whose product is MNRRTGTALTALGVVFAVTASVLPAGGAGAAALPPERELRQVVGDAMQDRLGAQARSGYGLAASAKLEILVEPQRWSANRGWTFGSSVFLIPRGVETAPVVSLFVARRTGSTWQVGLQGTPAFAALSHRAPSQVVKDAERAPFARTASPEPRAATGLSLPWQRNAGWAHWGVHGNSGASRPYNSIDFYGGDGNVRASRAGLMYRHCTSGGRWPHITVMHDNGYTTGYYHLRDTTGKPSGSAVAHGEYLGRIAEELPCGGSANGDHTHWTLWTGSDGNTPVAVRGKEIGGWTWYEGASPYQGYAERGSTRIHRNQCCDLINYGGGGDPGTFFENTSDLDIPDQGQAESSITVGGISGNAPASLSVFQDVHHTWRGDLRIDLIGPSGTAYRLRSPDPDDDSDVIHETDTVDASAETANGVWKLRVTDTSVNDSGHIDAWSLTF